A region of Ictidomys tridecemlineatus isolate mIctTri1 chromosome 4, mIctTri1.hap1, whole genome shotgun sequence DNA encodes the following proteins:
- the LOC101966032 gene encoding mas-related G-protein coupled receptor member X2, whose product MDTVVPTRETETTTMNDSFQICYKKNLILAFLTLIIALIGVAGNAVVLWILGCCMRRNAFSIYILNLAAADFLFLCFQIIESLEEIFNFFSSISMLTPRFFMVVSNFAYLAGLSMLSAMSTERCMSVLWPIWYRCHRWRHTSAVVCALLWALSLSLSIPEGQYCGFLIKWDDYEYEWCQTLDFITSAWLMVLFVTLSGSSLTLIVKILCGSQRVPVTRLYVTIGLTVLVFLSFGLPFGMYWFLLFWILRYDVIPCGSFWVTVVLSCVNSCANPIIYFFVGSFRQRRWKRRTLKLVLQRAMQDTPDEGDSGSGVSSGNLGE is encoded by the coding sequence ATGGATACAGTCGTGCCAACCCGGGAGACAGAAACCACAACAATGAATGACAGTTTTCAAATCTGCTATAAGAAGAATCTTATCCTGGCTTTCCTGACCCTCATCATTGCCCTGATTGGTGTGGCAGGAAACGCAGTTGTGCTCTGGATCCTAGGATGCTGCATGCGCAGGAACGCCTTCTCCATTTACATTCTCAACTTGGCTGCAGCTGactttctcttcctctgcttccagATCATAGAGTCCCTGGaggaaatctttaattttttttcttccatctccaTGCTCACCCCAAGGTTCTTCATGGTTGTGTCAAACTTTGCCTATCTTGCAGGGCTAAGCATGCTCAGTGCCATGAGCACTGAGCGCTGCATGTCTGTCCTGTGGCCCATCTGGTACCGCTGCCACCGCTGGAGACACACATCAGCTGTTGTGTGTGCCTTGCTTTGGGCCCTGTCGCTGTCGCTGAGCATCCCTGAAGGGCAGTACTGTGGCTTCCTGATTAAGTGGGATGACTATGAATATGAATGGTGTCAAACATTAGATTTCATCACTTCCGCCTGGCTGATGGTTTTATTTGTCACCCTCTCAGGGTCCAGTCTAACCCTGATTGTCAAGATCCTTTGTGGCTCCCAGAGGGTGCCAGTGACCAGGTTGTATGTGACCATTGGGCTCACGGTACTGGTCTTCCTCTCCTTTGGCTTGCCCTTTGGGATGTACTGGTTCCTCTTATTCTGGATCCTGAGATATGATGTTATTCCTTGTGGATCCTTTTGGGTTACAGTTGTTCTGTCCTGTGTTAACAGCTGCGCCAACCCCATAATTTACTTCTTTGTTGGCTCCTTTAGGCAGCGGCGATGGAAGCGAAGAACCCTCAAGCTGGTTCTACAGAGGGCCATGCAGGACACCCCTGATGAGGGTGACTCTGGAAGCGGGGTTTCATCAGGAAACCTTGGAGAGTAA